A stretch of the Capsicum annuum cultivar UCD-10X-F1 chromosome 10, UCD10Xv1.1, whole genome shotgun sequence genome encodes the following:
- the LOC107844090 gene encoding uncharacterized protein At4g28440-like, whose product MTSNSTTENNAKPGLRKPVFVKVDHLSPGTNGHTLIVQVLDSNTVFHLRNTRIAECLVDDETGTIIFTARNDQVDLMKSGATIILRNAKIVMFKSTMRLAVDKWGHVEVTQPAAFEVKLDNDLSIVEYELVNVKYKP is encoded by the exons ATGACGTCCAACTCAACAACGGAGAATAATGCAAAACCGGGTTTACGGAAACCGGTTTTCGTAAAAGTGGACCATCTTAGTCCCGGTACTAATGGACATACACTAATCGTGCAAGTTCTGGATTCGAATACTGTATTTCACCTTCGGAATACTCGCATTGCCGAATGCCTTGTTGATGATGAGACTGGTACTATCATATTTACTGCGCGTAATGATCAAG TTGATCTGATGAAGTCTGGTGCAACCATCATCCTTCGGAATGCCAAGATCGTCATGTTCAAGAGCACCATGAGACTAGCCGTGGACAAATGGGGTCACGTTGAAGTTACTCAACCTGCTGCATTTGAAGTGAAACTAGATAACGATCTCTCCATTGTGGAGTATGAGCTTGTGAATGTGAAGTACAAACCTTGA